The Klebsiella sp. RIT-PI-d genomic sequence GCTCCGTGGCAGGGGCTTAACGCCAGCTTTTCTCCGGTGCCCATTACCCGCGGCAAGCTGGCGTTTATTTCTCAGTCCGCCGCCGTTTCTAATACCATACTGGACTGGGCGCAGCAGCGCGAAATGGGGTTTTCCTATTTTATCGCGCTGGGTGACAGCCTGGACATCGATGTCGATGAACTGCTGGATTTTCTCTCCCGTGACAGCAAAACCAGCGCCATCTTGCTTTATCTGGAGCACTTGAGTGACGCGCGCCGTTTTGTTTCCGCAGCCCGTAGCGCATCGCGCAACAAACCCATTCTGGTGATCAAAAGCGGGCGTAGCCCGGAGGCGCAGCGCCTGCTGCAGGTGAATTCCGGCATGGATCCGGCATGGGATGCGGCTATTCAGCGCGCAGGTTTACTTCGCGTGCGTGATACACATGAGCTGTTTTCCGCCGTCGAAACACTGAGTTATATGCGACCGCTGCGCGGTGAACGTCTGATGATTATCAGTAATGGTGCCGCGCCCGCTGCTCTGGCGCTGGATACCCTGTGGCTGCGCAATGGCAAGCTTGCGGCGCTTAGCGAGGAGACATGTCAGCAGCTACGCCAGGTGCTTGCGGATACCGTCAATATTGCTAATCCGCTGGATCTGCGCGATGACGCCAGTAGCGATCACTATCTGGCAGCGCTTAACGTCCTGTTAAGCAGTCAGGATTATGATGCGCTGATGATCATCCACTCCCCCAGTGCCGCTGCTCCGGGTACAGAGAGTGCGCTGGCGCTTATTGATGCGCTCAAGCGCCATCCTCGCGGCAAATATGTCACGGTATTGACCAACTGGTGCGGGGAATTCTCATCGCAGGAAGCGCGGCGTCTGTTTAGCGAAGCCGGACTTCCTACCTATCGTACACCTGAAGGCACGATCACCGCCTTTATGCATATGGTGGAGTATCGGCGTAATCAGAAACAGCTACGAGAAACGCCGGCACTGCCGGATAACCTCGCCGCCAATACTGCTGAGGCACATACGCTGCTTCAGCAGGCGCTGGCTGAAGGCGCGGCCTTGCTGGATACACATGAAGTACAGCCTATTTTACACGCCTATGGCCTGCATACCCTCCCGACATGGATCGCCAGCGACAGCGCCGAAGCAGTGCACATTGCAGAGCAAATTGGCTACCCGGTCGCACTAAAATTACGCTCTCCGGATATTCCGCATAAATCAGAAGTACAGGGGGTTATGCTGTATTTGCGAACTGCCGCAGAAGTCCAGCAGGCCGCCGATGCCATACTGGATCGGGTCAAAATGACCTGGCCTGGCGCACGGATTTACGGGCTTTTAGTGCAAAGTATGGCGAACCGTGCCGGAGCACAGGAGCTGCGCGTGGTGGTTGAACACGATCCGGTATTTGGCCCGCTGATTATGCTGGGCGAAGGCAACGTAGAGTGGCACGCTGACGATCAGGCCGCCGTTGCGCTGCCGCCGCTGAACATGAATCTGGCACGCTACCTGGTGATTCAGGCGATCAAAAGTAAAAAGATCCGTGGACGCAGCGCGCTACGTCCGCTGGATATTCCCGGTCTTAGTCAGCTGCTGGTAAGAGTTTCAAACCTGATTGTCGACTGCCCGGAGATTCAACGTCTGGATATTCACCCTTTGCTCGCCTCAGCGAACGAATTTACGGTTCTGGACGTTACCCTGGAGATTGCGCCTTTTGCAGGCGATCGTGAAAGTCGACTGGCCGTCCGTTCTTATCCCCAACAACTTGAGGAGTGGGTTGAACTGAAAAATGGTGAGCGCTGCTTGTTTCGGCCGATCCTGCCGGAAGATGAGCCTTCGCTACAGCAATTTATTGCCCAGGTCACAAAAGAAGATTTGTATTATCGTTACTTTAGTGAAATCAACGAATTTACTCATGAAGATTTAGCGAACATGACGCAGATAGACTACGATCGGGAAATGGCGTTTGTAGCTATTCGTCCCTTAGATGAGGGCGAGGAGATCCTTGGCGTCACGCGTGCTATTTCAGATCCGGACAATATTGATGCAGAATTTGCGGTACTGGTTCGCTCCGATTTAAAAGGCTTAGGTCTGGGTCGTCGGCTGCTGGAAAAGCTCATCAATTATACGCGCGATCACGGCCTGGAGAGGCTCAATGGCATCACCATGCCCAATAACCGCGGGATGATTGCCCTGGCCCGAAAACTGGGATTTGATGTTGATATCCAGCTTGAAGACGGGATTGTAGGCCTGACGTTAATGCTATCCTGTTCAGACAATGTATAAGTAAGCTGCTGGAAATGTTGATCACTTTGGCAGGTAACGATGATATGATTGCCCGCTTAAGTCGTCTGCCTTGTACAGATGACCCTTCAATAAACAGAGAAGAACCGCACTGTGATGTTGTCAAAATTTAAGCGTAACAAACATCAACAACACCTTGCCCAACTACCTAAGCTTTCTCAGTCAGTTGATGATGTTAAGTTCTTTTACAGCCCCGCCGATTTTCGGGAAGCGTTGTTGGCTAATATTGCCAGCGCAACGCGCCGGATTTGCGTTATCGCCCTCTATCTGGAGCAGGATGACGGTGGCGAGGGTATTTTATCTGCGGTGTATGAAGCAAAGCGCCTGCGTCCCGCGTTAGATGTCCGCATTCTGGTTGACTGGCATCGCGCCCAGCGTGGCCGGATTGGCGCAGCCGCGGGCAACACTAATGCTGACTGGTATTGTCGAATGGCGCAGGAGAACCCTGGCGTAGACGTTCCCGTTTACGGGGTGCCGGTCAATACCCGGGAAGCGCTCGGTGTTCTGCACTACAAAGGTTTCATTATCGATGACGCCGTTATTTATAGCGGTGCCAGCCTTAATGACGTCTATCTGCACCAACATGATAAATATCGATACGACCGCTATCAGCAAATTCGTAATCCCCGACTGGCTGACATCATGTTCGACTGGGTCGACCAAAATTTAACCCGTGGTCGTGGCGTGAACCGTCTGGATTCTGACTCACGTCCCAGAAGTCCGGAAATCAAGAACGATGTTCGTCTTTATCGTCATGAGCTGCGTGATACCAGTTATCATTTTGAAGGCGATGCCGACAATGAACAGTTAGCGGTTACTCCGCTGGTCGGTCTGGGAAAATCCAGTCTGCTAAATAAAACTATCTTCCATCTGATGCCCTGCACGGAAGAGAAGCTGACGATTTGTACGCCTTATTTCAACCTTCCTGCCGTACTGGTACGTAATATTATCCATTTATTGCGAGAAGGTAAGAAAGTCGAAATCATCGTTGGCGATAAAACAGCCAATGACTTTTATATTCCCGAAGATCAGCCGTTCAAGATTATCGGTGCCCTGCCCTATCTTTATGAGATCAACCTGCGTCGCTTTCTCAGCCGTCTACAATACTATGTGAATACCGATCAGCTGACGGTTCGTTTGTGGAAGGATGAAGATAATACTTACCATCTGAAGGGAATGTGGGTAGATGACGAGTGGATGCTGCTGACCGGCAATAATCTTAATCCACGTGCGTGGCGTCTGGACCTGGAAAATGCGATCTTAATTCACGATCCGCAGCAGAAACTGGCCGCACAGCGAGATAAAGAACTCGATTTGATCCGTACTCATACAACCGTCGTTAAACACTACAGCGATCTGCAAAGCATCGCCGAATACCCGGTTAAAGTACGTAAACTGATCCGCCGTCTGCGGCGGATTCGTATCGACCGGCTCATTAGTCGGATACTGTAAAATATCAGGCCCCGCAATGTCGGGGCTTTTTTATGAGGCTCCTCATGCGCTACGCTCTGCTTTGCAGTCTTTTGCTTGTGACAGGCTGTAGCCACATGGCTAACGACGGCTGGAGCGGCCAGGATAAAGCGCAACACTTTATCGCTTCGGCAATGTTGTCTGCGGCAGGCAATGAATATGCGCAGCATCAGGGGATCGGGCGCGATCGCAGTGCGGCCATTGGGGTTATGTTTTCTGTGGGGCTGGGAGCATCAAAAGAGCTTTGGGACAGCCGCCCGGCAGGAAGCGGCTGGAGCTGGAAGGATTTTGCCTGGGATATAGCCGGCGCGACGACCGGCTATACCGTCTGGCAGCTGGCACAACACTAAAGGCGTAGTCCTTTCCCTTTTCTGTGCAGCATCAGAGAAACAACAAAAGCCACGGCGCCCAGGGCGGTAACGTACCAGAAGAAGATTGTTTCCGATCCGATTGATTTCAGCGACAACGCGACATACTCAGCCGATCCGCCGAATAATGCATTTGCCACGGCATAGGAAAGTCCAACACCCAGTGCACGAACCTGCGCCGGAAACATTTCGGCCTTAAGAATACCGCTAATGGAAGTGTAGAAACTTACGATGATCAGTGCACACATTACCAGAGCAAAAGCGGCATAAGGAGAGGTCACATTCTGCAGCGCGGTAAGAATCGGCACCGTGCATAAGGTTGTCAACGCACCAAAGCAAAGCATTGAAGCCCTGCGCCCGATTCGGTCCGAAAGCGCGCCAATAAGTGGCTGGAGCAGCATAAAAACAAACAGTGCCGCAGTCATAATCCCGCTGGCGACATTGGCATGCATACCGGCGGTATTAACCAGATATTTCTGCATATAGGTAGTAAAAGTATAAAAGGCCAGCGAGCCTCCCGCCGTGAAGCCAAGCACCATGATGAAAGCTTTGCGGTTGCGCCACAATCCTTTAAATGAGCCAGCCTCTTTTAATGCGCGAGTTTCATGCTTTGACGTTTCATCCAGCTGACGACGCAGCCAGAGTGCGACGATAGCCAGCGCAGCGCCTAAGGCAAAAGGAATTCTCCAGCCCCATGCCCGAAGATCTGCGTCATCGAGAACCTGCTGCAATATAACCACGACTAACAGTGCCAGCAACTGTCCGCCTATCAACGTAACATATTGAAAGGAAGCAAAAAAACCTTTCCTTCCTTCGAGAGCGATTTCGCTCATATAGGTTGCACTGGTGCCATATTCACCGCCGACAGAAAGCCCCTGGAAAAGCCTGGCGAGAAGAAGCAGTGCCGGTGCCCATGTGCCGATGGTGTCGTATCCTGGCAAGCAGGCGATGACCAGTGAACCGACGCACATCATGCACACGGAAATAAGCATTGAGGCTTTACGGCCGCGTCTGTCAGCAATACGGCCAAATAACCAGCCCCCGATAGGTCTCATCAAAAAGCCGGCGGCAAAAATACCGGCGGTTTGCAGCAGCTGCGTAGTCGGATTACCCGAGGGGAAGAAGATGTGTGCAAAATAAAGTGAGCAGAAGGAATAGACGTAAAAATCAAACCATTCCACCAAATTACCGGAGGATGCGCCTACGATAGCCCATATACGACGCCGGACATCTGGCGCATCAGTGCTTTTTTTCTCTGCACTCTGAGTTACGTCTGCCATGCTGTTCTCCATGTTGTCAGACTTATTCAGCCTTTTATTTTGAAGCTCCAGATTACGCCCGCCCAAAAAGTAAATAAAGTGTTAATTATTTGTTGGCTAACATTTTATCCCCACTGTGCCTGATGTTGACGTTTGCGTTTTAAATAGTCGTCATCAGCACGAATTTTATCCCACCATCCTTTAAAAACCGTCGCTGCTGCGGCTTTAGTGGGGTCATTACCGCGCGTGTTCAGACTGCCATCTTCTGCATATTTCCTGCCGCCTTTGTAGTTGGCATAGCGTCTGGCACGGGTATAGCCCATCTGAATAAATTTACGCGCCATGTCCATGCCGACAAAATCGTCCTGCTGGCGATAGTCTTCAAATAGCTGATAGATTTTTTCGGCGGATTTAATCGCCGATGTTTCGTCTTTATATCGCCAGAAGGGTAAAATTTCACCTTTGTAAGGTTCAACCATTAATACGCCCTGTTCACCCCGTCCTACCTGGTAAAGTTCAGGGTGCTGACGGAAGTCGATACTGGAAAAATCCTGCTGATAGTTGAAAGGTTTTGTAGCCACTGAGGATCCTCCTGGTCTGGATGTGCAGGTGTTAAGGATAGTTCATGTGGCTGAAGTCGGGGGAGAGATCCTGCCTGGCAGTTTTACGCTTATCGTGCCTGCAAATCAGTATGGCTGAGGTGTACAGACTGCGGGGCGGTATAAAATGATAAATACAAAAACGCAAAAAGCCCATCCGTAAGGATGGGCTTTTCACTTGTTTGATGCCTGGCAGTTCCCTACTCTCGCATGGGGAGACCCCACACTACCATCGGCGCTACGGCGTTTCACTTCTGAGTTCGGCATGGGGTCAGGTGGGACCGCCGCGCTAGTGCCGCCAGGCAAATTCTGTTTTCCCGCCCGCGATTGACACGCCGG encodes the following:
- a CDS encoding bifunctional acetate--CoA ligase family protein/GNAT family N-acetyltransferase; this encodes MSQRGLEALLRPKSIAVIGASMKPQRAGYLMMRNLLAGGFSGPVLPVTPAWKAVLGVLAWPDVASLPFTPDLAVLCTHARRNIMLLEALGEKGCKTCIILSSPPEQFAELQACARRYQMRLLGPNSLGLLAPWQGLNASFSPVPITRGKLAFISQSAAVSNTILDWAQQREMGFSYFIALGDSLDIDVDELLDFLSRDSKTSAILLYLEHLSDARRFVSAARSASRNKPILVIKSGRSPEAQRLLQVNSGMDPAWDAAIQRAGLLRVRDTHELFSAVETLSYMRPLRGERLMIISNGAAPAALALDTLWLRNGKLAALSEETCQQLRQVLADTVNIANPLDLRDDASSDHYLAALNVLLSSQDYDALMIIHSPSAAAPGTESALALIDALKRHPRGKYVTVLTNWCGEFSSQEARRLFSEAGLPTYRTPEGTITAFMHMVEYRRNQKQLRETPALPDNLAANTAEAHTLLQQALAEGAALLDTHEVQPILHAYGLHTLPTWIASDSAEAVHIAEQIGYPVALKLRSPDIPHKSEVQGVMLYLRTAAEVQQAADAILDRVKMTWPGARIYGLLVQSMANRAGAQELRVVVEHDPVFGPLIMLGEGNVEWHADDQAAVALPPLNMNLARYLVIQAIKSKKIRGRSALRPLDIPGLSQLLVRVSNLIVDCPEIQRLDIHPLLASANEFTVLDVTLEIAPFAGDRESRLAVRSYPQQLEEWVELKNGERCLFRPILPEDEPSLQQFIAQVTKEDLYYRYFSEINEFTHEDLANMTQIDYDREMAFVAIRPLDEGEEILGVTRAISDPDNIDAEFAVLVRSDLKGLGLGRRLLEKLINYTRDHGLERLNGITMPNNRGMIALARKLGFDVDIQLEDGIVGLTLMLSCSDNV
- the pssA gene encoding CDP-diacylglycerol--serine O-phosphatidyltransferase → MLSKFKRNKHQQHLAQLPKLSQSVDDVKFFYSPADFREALLANIASATRRICVIALYLEQDDGGEGILSAVYEAKRLRPALDVRILVDWHRAQRGRIGAAAGNTNADWYCRMAQENPGVDVPVYGVPVNTREALGVLHYKGFIIDDAVIYSGASLNDVYLHQHDKYRYDRYQQIRNPRLADIMFDWVDQNLTRGRGVNRLDSDSRPRSPEIKNDVRLYRHELRDTSYHFEGDADNEQLAVTPLVGLGKSSLLNKTIFHLMPCTEEKLTICTPYFNLPAVLVRNIIHLLREGKKVEIIVGDKTANDFYIPEDQPFKIIGALPYLYEINLRRFLSRLQYYVNTDQLTVRLWKDEDNTYHLKGMWVDDEWMLLTGNNLNPRAWRLDLENAILIHDPQQKLAAQRDKELDLIRTHTTVVKHYSDLQSIAEYPVKVRKLIRRLRRIRIDRLISRIL
- a CDS encoding YfiM family lipoprotein, yielding MRYALLCSLLLVTGCSHMANDGWSGQDKAQHFIASAMLSAAGNEYAQHQGIGRDRSAAIGVMFSVGLGASKELWDSRPAGSGWSWKDFAWDIAGATTGYTVWQLAQH
- a CDS encoding MFS transporter — encoded protein: MADVTQSAEKKSTDAPDVRRRIWAIVGASSGNLVEWFDFYVYSFCSLYFAHIFFPSGNPTTQLLQTAGIFAAGFLMRPIGGWLFGRIADRRGRKASMLISVCMMCVGSLVIACLPGYDTIGTWAPALLLLARLFQGLSVGGEYGTSATYMSEIALEGRKGFFASFQYVTLIGGQLLALLVVVILQQVLDDADLRAWGWRIPFALGAALAIVALWLRRQLDETSKHETRALKEAGSFKGLWRNRKAFIMVLGFTAGGSLAFYTFTTYMQKYLVNTAGMHANVASGIMTAALFVFMLLQPLIGALSDRIGRRASMLCFGALTTLCTVPILTALQNVTSPYAAFALVMCALIIVSFYTSISGILKAEMFPAQVRALGVGLSYAVANALFGGSAEYVALSLKSIGSETIFFWYVTALGAVAFVVSLMLHRKGKGLRL
- a CDS encoding DUF4385 domain-containing protein encodes the protein MATKPFNYQQDFSSIDFRQHPELYQVGRGEQGVLMVEPYKGEILPFWRYKDETSAIKSAEKIYQLFEDYRQQDDFVGMDMARKFIQMGYTRARRYANYKGGRKYAEDGSLNTRGNDPTKAAAATVFKGWWDKIRADDDYLKRKRQHQAQWG